Below is a window of Carassius auratus strain Wakin chromosome 50, ASM336829v1, whole genome shotgun sequence DNA.
atatgcttaGCATGCACAATATCTGcacttattttattataattatataaaaaaacaaataatattttattctgaattctgaatcctGTAATGTTTCCTTTTCACACTTCTAAATGGtggacattaaataaataaataaagagattgCGCTTTCTGTTTCCAGAAGGGGGCGCTACATGTTCATCAAAGATAGAAGAGTGATCAGGCTCTAATCCAAATCACCATAAAACTTCCATTCTGGTGCAGCCCACatagcaatattattattattattttttttttctgtcccagCTCTGGTCTACACAAACCGTTTTCCCTTGGCCCACATACCGCAAAGCAATTAGCATTGGTATCGATTTTCAGCAGAGTAAACCAGAAGCCCCAAAACTGAGCCACACCTGAGTCTTAAATAGCCCAGACCCAatacagaatattaaaatgtgataGTATTGCATTGTATTTCTTTTACAATCTCTCCCCGTGTGATTCTAAGATTAATTGTACtgagaataataatttaattaattgcagTTTAATGCAGTTTACTGATTTACAATGTTGCctaattttaaacttttcattctgttttgacttgcaaTTTCAAAGTTTAAATAAACCCAAATGAAAGTTCATTAATTAATGAGCACACTGAAAGTACATGATCTGTATTGTGTTAGACTGGACTCTGTGGGTAGAAAAGGGACAAGTtgttcattataaaatatacagtaaacagaAACACCCTGCAGATTTACATTAAACACTGCAGATTTACAGTGAACACACTGCAGGAATAGATCATTCATCTGGAGAAACCGGTTCATTCACTTTTGTCTCATATTCGAGTCTGAGAAGACAGGAGGATCTCAGTGACTCTGCAGTTCAAAATACCACACATATCAAAttgctaaaaacataaaaataataataattctgtcagcCCTAAAGCAGGAAGTGGCTGGTGCGTTCAGAATGCAGGAGATGAAGTGATAGTAGTTACTTATAGTAGATATTTTAGTCATCTTAGttgcatctcttttttttttagttaagtaGTTAAGTAGTAGTTAAAGTCATCTAATATAAAGTGGCACTAATTATACATTGTAATGTTACACATTTGTGTTTAACTACATTTGAAAGTACAACATGCATTTACTATTTCAGTTAAATTCATAAATGCTATCCCTCAAAAACAAATCTTTTCATAAACGGACATGTGACAatgattaataaaagtaaaaataagtaataagtaaaataagtaaaagtcAGTAGTTTGTCTGTTGTGTAATCTTACACAGTGACAGTGAGGAATCAAAAACCTTAAATCCAGCAtagaggggttcagtgaatgtggtgctgaatgtgtgtaagtgtgtgagtgtgtgtgtgtcagagacactGTAGAAGGACAGAATGCCGGCCGGCCAGTCCAGATACACTCCTACTCTTTCAGAGAAGGGTGAAGGAGCAGTAATGTTTTTGTTCTCATTGTTGTGCcagaaaacaaatccatcattaaggcagaAGAGACACCAGGACTTGTTATTGTATCCAAACTTACCAACAGTGCCTTCTCTGCTGATTGTTTTGTAGGCCACTGCTATACAAGCCCAGCCAGTCCGCTCAACCTCCCAGTAATGACGTCCAGTCAGACTCTCTCGACACAGAACCTGAGGAATATCTTTAAAtctctctggatgatcaggatacggctgCGGCTGTTCCACATATTTCACCTCTCCGTTCTCAGACAGAATGAGTtgagtgtttgctgtgtttggatccagtgtgagatcacagaAATCTGAACAAGAAGAGAGGAACAACAGTTGTATACTTTTGTTTGTTGTCACTAAATCTTAAAGAGTGTCAGAGAAAGAACCTACATTTCTGTAGACCTGGTCGGATCCTGAAAGGCTCTCCATGGTCCAAActacaatgacacacacacacacacacacacacacacacacacacacacgcacacacacacattatctctatcttcattgttttttctttattcattaattgccttttacagttttaatctcagtaaacactttttaaatatgaacacaACATTAAAGAATATGGTACAAGTACAGAGATTTGGCATGAAACTCTGATTGTGGAGTCTAATCGGTCTAATTCAATCTGACGTAATGACATCATCACACGGCACAGCTGATTGGTGCTTTCCTGTATtggtagccaatgagctcgctgctcagcATTTAAATATATGACTAGAGTTTGCTGTAAGAagtgcagcttgcttcagaaaccctccaccttccacAGCTCCACATGTATACGTCTGCTACGAGGTGATTCATGTATACTGTGAGGTtgtttcatgtatgttatatttgcagaacagtatttcttacatgctcacagcagtaTGTTGAGGATGTATTGGCATTGCAGTAGCAAGTCTCTATACTTTCTCTGCCACAGCACTAGCAGCAACAGCGTAGCAGAactattccaccaagaccaaatatATTGACATTGTCATTTACATTACCATCCCTCTGAGAGCTGTCATGACAGAACTACATTTCTGAGATAGCATAGGGATCTATTAATCTATTATCATAGGGatctattaattaattatgattttgATTTGTAAGCAGTGTTTTGTTTAGTGTTACAGacattaatatttcttaaattgtACCCAACATACTTGAGTATTTTTAGTGAGCAGTTTGGATCCTTCAGTTTGTCAGAAAGCAGCTGGACTCCTGCttgtcctgggtgattgtagctcagatccagctctctcaggtgtgaggggtttgaactcagagctgaagacagataatgacagccttcctctgtcaccatacagccagacaacctacAGACACACAAGGGTGAAGAttacatcatctgtgaagccctCAACTCTCAAACACCTGAGCAATCATTCCTGATCTCAGTTTAAAATCAACTATGCATATCCTTAAAATCATAATATGCATACTGGCCGGAAAGAGGGAAAGATGCATCACACCCTTCATTTAATGCACCACCTCAGCTTAGGCATGCATACAATAGTAACTGTACTGTGAATGAGAAGGAGGAAACAAAACTGACACAGAAGCAAGGAGAGGAGTGGTAAGTGTTAGATATCTGTcattactactattactattttcattttatcattattatgattattattattattattattattatacgtacggttattattattgatattactgTTGCCGTcatcacaaaatattaaaatcatcacCATATTTAGCATtcatattgttgttattattattattgttgttgtaattaatgttattatattattattgatattactaTTGCTGtcaatacaaaatattatcatcattaccaTATTAAGTATTactattgttataattattattattatcactgttactgttattattgatataaatgttattattattattattattattactatttccaTCCAAAATATTATCATCACCATCTTTAATATTAGTATCAAtaattttattgatattattatcaatgttatctattattattattgatatcatTAATGACATCTACACAACTTATTTTCAGCTCCGTCTTTGGTATCACTATTGttagtattaatatatttttttttacttttgcactcctaataaaaagaaagaaagaggggaAGACATAGAGTAGTTGGCGACAACTGATAGTTAGTACGGATCTGCAGCCTTGACAACATCTTGAGAAATTagaaatgcataatattttaaaataccttAATATCTTAAGCTGACATTTTGGACTCTTCAGCCCATCAGAGagtagcttcactcctgaatcctgcaggtcattgttactcaggtccagctctctcagaacAGAGTTTGAGGATTGTAAAGCTGATGACACAATTTCAGAGGATTGACCAGTGAGATTACAGCCAGCAAGActgaaacagaacagaacacaaacTAATTACATAATTACTCTTATTCTTAAATTATAATTCCAATTACATCTGTTTAATTCTTGTAAAACAGATCAGAACATTATAAAAATGAGCAAAACAGAAAGTGCAATTCCAATTCCGAGAGACTCTTCATTGTGACACATGATTAAACactcacagagcttttctgcagttgatcacagctggtatcagtcttcttctcccctcatctgatgtgttgtatttcttgAGATCCAGCTCATCTAGCACCTCCTCTGATATCTGAAGCATGTAGGCGATTGCTGAGCAGTGAGATGgagagagttttttttctttgtgtttctctgatttcacaaactcctgaatTTCTCTGGACAGAGTCTGATCTTTGACTTCCAGaagacagaggaacagattgataGATCTTTCAATGAACAGTGCATGTCCATCTTTGATCTTTTCTTTAATATACTGTGTGGTTCTCCTGATGCTCTCTGAGCTGTCCTCTGTGTTTGTCAGTAGATCCTGTAatagtctctgattggactccagtgagatgcccagcaggaaccgcaggaacagATCCAGATGCCCATTTTTACTTTCTAAGGCTTTATCTATTGCACCTTTATGCAAATTGTGCATTGAATCAAAGGTCTTAAGGGCTTCCATGGTGCTgcttaaataacagtaaaacacATAGAAAGCAGCGAGAAACTCCTGAACGCTAAGATGAATGAAGCAGTAGACcttcctctgatgaatcacagattcTTCCTTAAAGATCTCAGtacaaatcccagaatacactgaggcGTCAGTAATGTCTAAGCCACTCTCtctcaggtcctcctcatagaacatcacattgcccttcatcagctgcttgaaagccacttcagcaagtttcacaatcacttctcttTTGGTCTTTAGGAGTTTCTGtggatctctctcttcatacttgCTCATTTGAGTCAGCAGAAggtggatgtacatttcagtaaAAGTTTGAGGTATTTCTGCACTCAGATCTTCTTTCAGGAGCTTCTCAAtcacagtggatgagatccagcagaagacggggatgtggcacatcacatggaggcttcttgctcttctgatgtgtgagatgattctgatGGCTTGGTGCttatcactgattctcttcctaaAATATTCCTCTTTTTGAGGGTCATTGAAACCTTGAATTTCTGTCACACGGTTGATGTATTTGGAGAGGATCTGATTGgatgctgctggtctggaggtgatccagatgagagcagagggaagcagatctCCTCTGATGAGGtttgacatcaacacagccaCTGATGAAGACTTATTCACATCACAAACGTTCTCATCATCTGAAAACAGTGacattctgctttcatccagaccatctagaataaacacaactttacactcctcataaatctttgagtccagatcttgaagcTCAGGATGgaagtccagcagaagtctgtgaagactgtactgacGATCTTgaatcaagttcagctctcgaaatggaaacacaaacatgaaatctacatcctgattggcttctCCCTCTGCCCAGTctagaatgaacttctgcacagagacagtttttccaattccagcgatgcctttagtaagaacagtcttgattTTGTCTTTCTCCTCATAACCTGGTTTAGATAAGGATTTGAAGATGTCATTACAGTTTATTGGATTTTGttgtgagtgttgtgttctggatgttttctccatctgtaaaacctcatgttcttcattcactccttctctctctccttctatgatgtagagctgtgtgtagatcCTGTTCAAGAGGGTTTCATTCTCTTGTAGTTTGTTTCCCTCAAATAAGAAGCCAAacttgttcttcatgctggttttgtgctgaTCTTTGACTCTCTGCAGGACTGCTTCAGTTCTTTTCTGCTTGATGTGGGTCTGATCGTAGGATGCAATTTTATCATCTATCTCCTCAATGCTGGAATTAAAATACCGAATAGCAAAAATGGCAATAACAGTAATTACaatgtttgtttaacattttaagaaACATAACATTATGTATTGTATACTGTATGTTGTATATTTTGGAGAACATTTAGTGTTTGTTAGGTTtcttataacattatttaatcaaggtaacttacataaaatcagtAACTAAATATTTATACTAACAGTGGGGCAGAAGTCACTGTTCCATCACTGAATGAAAAGGGAAAATGCATGGATCTTGTACTATTCACAGAGACACCGCTGGGTTCTGGAGATTTTGGTCTTTTCTTCCTGTTGTTTCTGACAAAAGATAAACAAGTttgtatattatacacacacatatacatgcacagtATTATTGTATATTAAGATACTGTATAATACACATTTCTACTATATGATATgtcaaaaagacaaatattttcttaataaataacttttccattttattaaacattcagGCAGTTATTAAAAGctgaattatttttgtaattagttattaaagatatttacatacatttagcaGAAAACAAGAATAAGCAATTTTGTGAATTATACATGGTACATTTGTTACGTGCAAACTAcattggcaaaaaaataaaaaaaaataaaatgggctTTTTATTTAGTATAGACAAACTTCTGGTTTAAGCCCTGCCCACATTTGGTTTTGTCTCAATACAGATGAAATACAAATAACTATCAATCAACAGATTACAGTTTATCACTTCTCAGAAATCCCATAACCCAATAAATACAGACTGAACATGACAGACGCCGGCATTGGTTACACACTGATCTGACAAAATCCAACAAATAGCGTCAGTGCTGGTCAACATCTATTAATGTTGTGTGAAAAAGCCTATAAAAATCAAACCCACATAGTTTAGTGAGTGAGAGTTGTGCTCTACTGTTTGAACTTCAGAGATATAAGTAACTCtgatataatgttacaaaactgctAAAGTCATACCTGGAGTCACTGGAGGTCTCTGTTGCATCACTGATGTCAGGGGGCAGAATGTGTATGGATTTATCAGACAAAGATGCACAGCTTGATCTGGGAGAAGGAGATCTCATTTCAGACATTGTGTCTTTATTCTCTTTTTCCTCATGGAAGCTCATGTTTGAAGCGCTGCCTTCCTGCTCCCGTGTCTCAAAAAGTATGACCTCAGACCTTTGTGGAAACACAAAAATAGAAAAGATagtttaaaacaagtaaaatagacatatacaaataattaaatacacattaGCAGCTTTGCATGTTCATCCTTTAAGTGAAGTCTGGTGTATATTGATTTTGTTCTGCACAATGACAAATGTTTTGAGCTTTTACTCAAATCAACTCACTCCATTCAGTGCGTTCTGAGACTGCACACAGACAAAGCTTACTAAAACCCCTAACTACTGGTGAACTTAAACTCAAAACTAACTTAAGATCAGCATTTGTGAGGAACTTTTCCATACAGCATTTGCAGTGTGAATCCACAGACAATATCTATTCATATTAGtacaaatagatttttaataatttagtagatATATGTGGCATATTGTCATTGTATAATTTGTAAGAaatatttttccatacatttcaaACATAAGAaattgttttcaatgttttattataCTAAGGTTCATAATAATTTCTCAATGTTGATTcagatattattaatattgataaagTGAAACATTCTTCACTGATATTGTTTCCAGTCTTTTTACTGGatagtatatttagtatattagTACAATTGTTCTGACAGTGAAATTACTTTAGACTCGCAACAACTTACAGTTACATTCAACTTTACTAAGTATTTTTTGTATGATTATctacatgtaatatatatatatatatatatatacatatatatatatatatatatacatatatatatatatatatatatatatatatatacatatatatatatatatacatatatatatatacatatatatatatatatatatatatatatatatatatatatatatacatatatatatatatatatatatatatatatatatatatatatacatatatatatatatacatatatatatatatatatatatatatatatatacatatatatatatatatatatatatatatacatatatatatatatacatatatatatatatatatatatatacatatatatatatatatatatatacatatatatatatatatatatacacacacatatgtaatcaTAAGAAAATGTTCAGTACTTACCACAATATGCTGCCACTTAAGAGTCCAGGCATAGATTGAAACCTCAGAATGTTCTCCCttcttttactttcatttacTCAGCTGGTCAAGGTGACTCttggttttgtcttgtcttcTTCTGCCTCTAGTGGTGCAGAGGATCATCACAACCTCAGCACGGTCTCAAAGCAGTTGCTGTTTTTAAGTGAAATCAAACAATGAAAATTAGACTCATTACAGTCAAGTCTCCTTTATTTAGTGTATATAGCTTTTTATACAAAACTgactgtgtcaaagcaactgaacaacatcatTTAGGAAacaagtgtgtcaataatgcaaaatgacagttaaaggcagttcattaatgaattcagtgatgtcatcattcagatgagttcagtttaaatagtatctgtgaaatcattttaaatcaatgatatcactgtgaaTGAAGTGGAAGTTCAGGAAAGGAACTAGCTATCATGATATGCTCATGGTGTTTGTTTCATAAGACAAATAAGAGCTTTTTTGTTGTCAGCACTGTGGATAGTGTTTAGACTCCTGTCTGCTCCTCTTCCAGGAACTCAAACTCCTCCATCTGTATCTAGAGTCACAACTATTAattgataatttattaaaaataacatctaaataataataataacaatgtatgAACTGATCTGATTGGTTTTTAACAACAGTTTCAAAGGTTTGACAGTTGTGTTTTCCAGATCCTGTTTCAGCACATTGACTcgagagtcagggctagttagcatggactttccagagacaaggctggtcaccgttgacctttcagagtcaagtcaagtcaccggtgattgtcaaggactgagtcaagtcagaTGTATTTCATATTATCTAACTTTATAGCTGTTGAATTAATTCTGAATGTTCTATTATCAgagcagatattttgaagaatcttggGTTTCTATCAAAAAGAACGAAGAGACCTCTTTGAGCTGGGAAGTGTCTTCAGATGGACTAATATTCATACTACTTCTCCTTATGATCAGGTGTTAACTTACAGCatgtacataatttattttatttttacattaaaatgaatagttcacataaaaatgtatttcatcattTAATAAGAAGATCATTTAATTAGGAAGCAGGTCAAGCTGTTATAAATCCTGTCCAGTTTTTCATGCCAACCCtaaaacatacagaactaccaaatattcCCAAAATAAGCCTGACTGTATCatataataactgctgttaataatgttcatggTCTGGGGgactacattttgtattattttttcagaaatttctgtcatatgcacataaactgagaatcaccactgataagctactactaaatattgtagaattgtaattttctgtaagttgcattgcaattatttgtatcataaaaagtgctatacaaataaacttgaattgaaatacCTGAATTGAATTAATATATGATCTGTGTCTATCAAACAGAACATAATGCATTCAGTCACTTCTGCTGTCTGGACTGTCAGAACGGCAGGTTCTGGATTTGAGATCATggatttggtttttgtttttgataacattttaatTGGTATTATTTGTGATAATTTCATCttcataaacaaaatatatatattttttacagattgCTATGTATAGACAtcattattatttagagtatcatggGTAAGGTACAGAGCAGCTTctggtattgtcacagtgtctgggttgtgttccctgggtttccactaggtgtcctccttttccacggtgtctgtcaccttatcacttactgttcccttatttggtaaccttcctccttgtttgagtatattattgttccccacctgtctccagttccctcatcattcttctgtgtatttatgcccggtctgtctgagtctgtgtcatggagtccttgtcttatgtgtgaTACTATCCATAGTCTGCTCTtgccgtgtgttcttgttttgttttcatgtttattggatattctggttttgaccctgcctggactgtttacctttttggattgcccctcaataaacctcttacctgcacttggatctctcctgtgtttcctgtatcaccgaatggacagaaggactccgtcaccctgagatccagcggtatgtcggtTGACGCTTCTTCTCTagccaccgagcgggagagaagcaatcggtttgagggaacccgcctggtcgtgtttcgcaGGACCAAGAGAGGTTGCcgaggaggaggtgggcgagaggaagctcagcatcgctctccaccatggccccccttcgactcggggctcatgtgggagggaccagagccgccgtctcaccatggcAGAAGGAGAaagccagcgccactgcccatgatgaccgcaggtccagcgccacagcacaagatggccgccaatccagcgccgctgcggtgcatggccaccaacccagcgccacgaggcaatatggacgccagcacaacgtcacagcacaaagtggtcaccagtccagcgccacggtgcaagatggctgccagctcagtgccaatgcccaagatggccgctgacacaTTTCTCGATTACTTCAatatgctgtcaaagatcctagagattcccaagacGGTTCAcatcatggctgctgagccagtgccacagcccaagatggctgccagccaaGCGCCACAGCACcgggtggtcgccagcccagcaccacagcacaagatggccgctaacccagcgccaatgcccaagatggccaccggtccagcaccacaacccaagatggccgccagcccagtaccacagcacaagattgccgctaacccagcgccaatgcccaatatggccactggtccagagccacagcacaagatggctgccagtccagcgccacagcacaagatggctgccagtccagcgccacagcacaagatggctgtcagcccagcgccacagtacaagatggtaGCTAACCCAGCgtcaatgcccaaattggccatcGGTCCAGCgctacagcacaagatggccacctgtccagcaccacaacccaagatggccgccagcccaatgcagctgcacaggatgacagtcacagctgaccctctggagtcgagtcaggttccagttgaccctccagagagtcgagtcaggttccagttgaccctccagagtcgagtcaggttccagttgaccctccagagtcaagtcaggtgttcgtggaccctccagagtcagggctagtcaccgctgaccctccagagtcagggctagtcaccgctgaccctccaaagtcagggctagtcactgctgaccttccagagtcagggctagtcaccgaggaccttccagagtcagggctaggtaccatgga
It encodes the following:
- the LOC113067124 gene encoding NLR family CARD domain-containing protein 3-like, which produces MKNKFGFLFEGNKLQENETLLNRIYTQLYIIEGEREGVNEEHEVLQMEKTSRTQHSQQNPINCNDIFKSLSKPGYEEKDKIKTVLTKGIAGIGKTVSVQKFILDWAEGEANQDVDFMFVFPFRELNLIQDRQYSLHRLLLDFHPELQDLDSKIYEECKVVFILDGLDESRMSLFSDDENVCDVNKSSSVAVLMSNLIRGDLLPSALIWITSRPAASNQILSKYINRVTEIQGFNDPQKEEYFRKRISDKHQAIRIISHIRRARSLHVMCHIPVFCWISSTVIEKLLKEDLSAEIPQTFTEMYIHLLLTQMSKYEERDPQKLLKTKREVIVKLAEVAFKQLMKGNVMFYEEDLRESGLDITDASVYSGICTEIFKEESVIHQRKVYCFIHLSVQEFLAAFYVFYCYLSSTMEALKTFDSMHNLHKGAIDKALESKNGHLDLFLRFLLGISLESNQRLLQDLLTNTEDSSESIRRTTQYIKEKIKDGHALFIERSINLFLCLLEVKDQTLSREIQEFVKSEKHKEKKLSPSHCSAIAYMLQISEEVLDELDLKKYNTSDEGRRRLIPAVINCRKALLAGCNLTGQSSEIVSSALQSSNSVLRELDLSNNDLQDSGVKLLSDGLKSPKCQLKILRLSGCMVTEEGCHYLSSALSSNPSHLRELDLSYNHPGQAGVQLLSDKLKDPNCSLKILNLDHGEPFRIRPGLQKYFCDLTLDPNTANTQLILSENGEVKYVEQPQPYPDHPERFKDIPQVLCRESLTGRHYWEVERTGWACIAVAYKTISREGTVGKFGYNNKSWCLFCLNDGFVFWHNNENKNITAPSPFSERVGVYLDWPAGILSFYSVSDTHTLTHLHTFSTTFTEPLYAGFKVFDSSLSLCKITQQTNY